In the genome of Drosophila melanogaster chromosome 4, one region contains:
- the Hcf gene encoding host cell factor, isoform E gives MEGSDFVDPAFSSGERISASDLNSEHIIQAENHSFANRISMDMDVPDGHQLDSNLTGFRWKRVLNPTGPQPRPRHGHRAINIKELMVVFGGGNEGIVDELHVYNTVTNQWYVPVLKGDVPNGCAAYGFVVEGTRMFVFGGMIEYGKYSNELYELQATKWEWRKMYPESPDSGLSPCPRLGHSFTMVGEKIFLFGGLANESDDPKNNIPKYLNDLYILDTRGVHSHNGKWIVPKTYGDSPPPRESHTGISFATKSNGNLNLLIYGGMSGCRLGDLWLLETDSMTWSKPKTSGEAPLPRSLHSSTMIGNKMYVFGGWVPLVINDSKSTTEREWKCTNTLAVLDLETMTWENVTLDTVEENVPRARAGHCAVGIQSRLYVWSGRDGYRKAWNNQVRVCCKDLWYLEVSKPLYAVKVALVRASTHALELSWTATTFAAAYVLQIQKIEQPLNTSSKLLSNNIVQQGTPTSAETSGINISANRSGSALGLGVEATSTVLKLEKESLQLSGCQPETNVQPSVNDLLQSMSQPSSPASRADKDPLSSGGGTTFNLSTSVASVHPQISVISSTAAVTGNDTASPSGAINSILQKFRPVVTAVRTSTTTAVSIATSTSDPLSVRVPSTMSANVVLSSSSSTLRIVPSVTASHSLRIASSQASGNNCRSSSAINILKTALPNVAVQSQPTSSTTTSIGGKQYFIQKPLTLAPNVQLQFVKTSGGMTVQTLPKVNFTASKGTPPHGISIANPHLASGITQIQGSTVPGSQIQKPIVSGNVLKLVSPHTMAGGKLIMKNSNILQMGKGTPLGNQQIIIVTTGGNVRSVPTSTVMTSAGGSASGTNIVSIVNSTSTTPSPLQALSGQKTLISNQSGVKMLRNISSVQASSSMAFGQKQSGTPIHQKTALYIGGKAVTVMSTNTSMAASGNKVMVLPGTSSNNSPATTTALSARKSFVFNAGGSPRTVTLATKSINAKSIPQSQPVTETNNHSVATIKDTDPMDDIIEQLDGAGDLLKLSESEGQHGSEENENNGENATSSSASALFTGGDTAGPSRAQNPIVMEHPVDIIEDVSGVSSTTDVNETAIVSGDTIESLKMSEKENDDVKSMGEKSILSDDCHQPTTSETEAATILTTIKSAEALVLETAEIRKDHTGCTIGSLKENQDENKKFKQRQESSPSQNIHQFQNVDGSQLEALASAALLQAATSDTTALALKELIERPESETNTRSSNIAEIQQNNVQSTLAVVVPNTSQNENQKWHTVGVFKDLSHTVTSYIDSNCISDSFFDGIDVDNLPDFSKFPRTNLEPGTAYRFRLSAINSCGRGEWGEISSFKTCLPGFPGAPSAIKISKDVKEGAHLTWEPPPAQKTKEIIEYSVYLAVKPTAKDKALSTPQLAFVRVYVGAANQCTVPNASLSNAHVDCSNKPAIIFRIAARNQKGYGPATQVRWLQDPAAAKQHTPTVTPNLKRGPEKSTIGSSNIANTFCSPHKRGRNGLHD, from the exons ATGGAAGGCTCAGACTTTGTGGATCCAGCCTTTTCTTCAGGAGAACGAATATCGGCATCTGATCTCAATTCGGAGCATATTATTCAGGCCGAGAATCACAGTTTTGCTAATCGAATTTCTATGGATATGGATGTCCCTGATGGGCACCAGCTGGACAGCAACTTAACCGGATTTCGATGGAAGCGAGTTCTTAACCCAACCGGACCGCAGCCCCGCCCGAGACATGGACACCGTGCGATAAACATCAAAGAGCTAATGGTCGTCTTCGGCGGCGGAAACGAAGGAATTGTTGACGAGTTGCACGTTTATAATACTG ttaCTAATCAGTGGTACGTCCCAGTGCTAAAAGGTGATGTACCGAACGGATGCGCTGCTTATGGATTTGTTGTGGAGGGTACTCGcatgtttgtttttgggggAATGATCGAATACGGAAAATATTCAAACGAGCTCTATGAGCTACAGGCAACTAAATGGGAATGGAGAAAAATGTATCCAGAGTCACCAGACAGTGGGTTGTCACCGTGTCCTCGCTTGGGTCACAGCTTTACAATGGTTGgtgaaaaaatatttcttttcgGCGGACTAGCAAATGAATCGGACGacccaaaaaataatattccaAA ATACTTAAACGACTTGTACATACTGGATACTCGAGGAGTTCACAGTCATAACGGAAAGTGGATAGTACCTAAAACATATGGGGATAGCCCGCCACCACGAGAGTCGCACACAGGCATATCGTTTGCTACTAAAAGCAACGGAAATTTAAATCTTTTGATTTATGGTGGAATGAGCGGCTGCCGCTTGGGAGATTTATGGTTGCTAGAAACAG ACTCCATGACTTGGTCGAAGCCGAAAACTTCAGGGGAGGCGCCGCTACCACGCTCGTTGCACAGTTCTACAATGATTGGCAACAAAATGTATGTCTTTGGTGGCTGGGTTCCCTTAGTGATCAATGATTCTAAATCGACAACAGAGCGTGAATGGAAATGTACAAACACTCTTGCTGTCCTTGACCTTG AAACAATGACATGGGAAAATGTCACATTGGACACTGTAGAGGAAAATGTTCCACGTGCCCGTGCTGGCCACTGTGCAGTTGGTATTCAAAGTCGTCTTTATGTGTGGTCAGGTCGTGATGGTTACCGCAAAGCATGGAACAACCAGGTTAGG GTTTGCTGCAAAGACCTGTGGTACTTAGAGGTCTCCAAGCCCCTGTATGCAGTAAAAGTTGCGCTAGTTCGCGCTTCTACTCACGCCTTGGAGCTCTCGTGGACTGCGACCACTTTTGCAGCAGCCTACGTTTTGCAAATCCAAAAAATTGAGCAGCCATTAAATACAAGCTCGAAACTGTTAAGCAACAACATTGTTCAACAAGGAACCCCGACATCTGCTGAAACTTCTGGAATTAATATTTCAGCAAATAGATCTGGGAGTGCTTTGGGTCTTGGTGTCGAAGCCACATCTACAGTCTTAAAACTAGAAAAGGAATCTTTGCAACTGAGTGGATGTCAACCGGAAACAAATGTTCAACCATCTGTAAATGACTTGTTGCAATCAATGTCGCAACCTTCTTCCCCAGCGTCCCGTGCTGATAAAGACCCACTTTCGTCAGGGGGTGGAACTACCTTTAACTTATCAACATCGGTCGCTTCAGTGCATCCTCAAATATCTGTAATCAGTAGTACAGCCGCAGTAACGGGCAACGACACAGCGTCCCCAAGTGGCGCCATTAATAGTATATTGCAAAAGTTTCGACCAGTTGTTACCGCTGTAAGAACGTCCACAACTACTGCGGTATCTATTGCTACCAGCACGTCTGATCCCTTGTCTGTGCGAGTACCAAGTACGATGTCGGCAAACGTTGTTCTCAGCTCTTCAAGTAGTACATTGCGTATTGTCCCAAGCGTAACTGCATCGCATTCACTACGTATAGCTTCTTCTCAAGCAAGTGGCAACAACTGCCGGAGTAGCTCtgcaataaatatattaaaaacagCTCTTCCAAACGTCGCCGTGCAATCTCAGCCTACATCATCGACCACCACCTCCATTGGTGGAAAACAGTACTTCATTCAAAAGCCACTTACACTTGCTCCAAATGTTCAGCTCCAATTTGttaagaccagtggtgggatGACTGTTCAAACTCTTCCAAAAGTAAACTTTACGGCTTCAAAAGGAACGCCCCCACATGGCATATCAATTGCAAACCCACATTTGGCGTCTGGTATTACTCAAATTCAG GGATCGACAGTGCCTGGAAGTCAGATTCAAAAGCCCATTGTGTCCGGAAACGTTTTAAAGCTTGTATCGCCGCATACGATGGCCGGTGGAAAATTGATTATGAAGAATTCAAACATCTTACAGATGGGCAAG GGTACGCCATTGGGAAATCAGCAGATTATTATTGTAACCACTGGTGGCAATGTGCGATCTGTTCCAACTAGCACAGTTATGACAAGTGCTGGTGGCTCTGCATCAGGGACAAATATTGTAAGTATAGTTAACTCAACGTCGACCACGCCTAGCCCGCTGCAGGCATTAAGTGGACAAAAAACTTTAATATCCAACCAAAGTGGAGTTAAGATGCTGCGAAATATATCATCAGTACAAGCATCATCTTCAATGGCATTTGGGCAAAAACAAAGTGGCACTCCCATTCATCAAAAAACGGCATTGTATATAGGAGGCAAAGCTGTTACCGTTATGAGCACCAATACAAGTATGGCTGCATCCGGAAATAAAGTTATGGTACTACCAGGAACAAGCTCAAATAATTCTCCTGCTACTACAACGGCGCTGAGTGCCagaaaaagttttgttttcaatgCCGGAGGTAGCCCTCGGACCGTCACTTTAGCAACTAAAAGCATTAATGCAAAATCTATACCACAATCGCAACCAGTGACGGAAACTAATAACCATTCAGTCGCTACTATTAAAGACACAGATCCAATGGATGATATTATAGAGCAGTTGGATGGAGCCGGAGATCTGCTAAAGCTTTCTGAAAGTGAAGGCCAGCATGGATCGGAGGAGAATGAAAATAATGGTGAAAACGCAACGTCTTCATCTGCCTCTGCCCTGTTTACCGGAGGTGATACGGCCGGGCCATCGAGAGCCCAAAACCCTATAGTAATGGAACATCCGGTTGATATTATAGAAGATGTCTCTGGCGTGAGCAGCACAACTGACGTTAACGAAACTGCAATCGTAAGTGGTGATACAATAGAATCGCTTAAGATGTCGGAGAAGGAAAACGATGATGTGAAATCTATG ggtgaaaaatcaatattatCCGATGATTGTCATCAGCCGACGACTTCCGAGACGGAAGCGGCCACCATCCTAACCACAATTAAGTCTGCAGAGGCTTTAGTGTTGGAAACTGCAGAAATAAGGAAAGATCATACCGGATGTACTATAGGTAGTTTGAAAGAAAATCaagatgaaaataaaaagtttaaacAACGGCAAGAATCTTCACCGTCTCAAAACATTCACCAATTCCAAAAtg TGGATGGTTCACAATTAGAGGCTCTTGCTTCTGCTGCGTTACTGCAAGCTGCAACATCAGACACCACAGCATTGGCGTTGAAAGAATTGATAGAGCGACCGGAAAGTGAAACAAATACCAGAAGTAGCAACATTGCTGAGATTCAACAAAATAAT gTTCAATCCACCTTAGCGGTCGTGGTTCCAAACACCTCCCAAAACGAGAACCAAAAATGGCACACAGTAGGTGTGTTTAAGGATCTTTCTCACACAGTGACTAGCTACATTGATTCGAATTGTATTAGTGATTCTTTTTTTGACGGTATAGATGTGGATAATCTTCCAGATTTCAGCAAGTTTCCACGCACCAATTTGGAGCCTGGAACGGCTTACCGTTTTCGACTGAGTGCTATCAATTCTTGCGGACGAGGAGAATGGGGAGAG ATATCAAGTTTTAAAACCTGTTTACCAGGCTTTCCGGGTGCCCCCTCAGCTATTAAAATTTCCAAGGATGTCAAGGAGGGCGCTCACTTAACATGGGAACCACCACCAGCTCAAAAAACTAAGGAGATAATTGAATATTCAGTATACCTTGCAGTTAAGCCTACTGCCAAGGATAAGGCGTTGTCCACTCCACAATTAGCTTTTGTGCGGGTTTATGTAGGTGCGGCAAATCAATGCACAGTGCCGAATGCTTCACTATCTAATGCACATGTGGATTGCTCAAATAAACCAGCAATTATATTCCGAATCGCTGCTCGCAATCAAAAGGGCTATGGACCTGCCACCCAAGTTAGATGGCTGCAGG ATCCCGCGGCAGCGAAACAGCACACACCCACAGTTACGCCAAATCTAAAACGTGGACCAGAAAAATCAACTATTGGAAGCAGCAACATAGCAAACACCTTCTGTTCACCACACAAGCGTGGACGCAACGGATTGCATGATTGA
- the Hcf gene encoding host cell factor, isoform B — protein sequence MEGSDFVDPAFSSGERISASDLNSEHIIQAENHSFANRISMDMDVPDGHQLDSNLTGFRWKRVLNPTGPQPRPRHGHRAINIKELMVVFGGGNEGIVDELHVYNTVTNQWYVPVLKGDVPNGCAAYGFVVEGTRMFVFGGMIEYGKYSNELYELQATKWEWRKMYPESPDSGLSPCPRLGHSFTMVGEKIFLFGGLANESDDPKNNIPKYLNDLYILDTRGVHSHNGKWIVPKTYGDSPPPRESHTGISFATKSNGNLNLLIYGGMSGCRLGDLWLLETDSMTWSKPKTSGEAPLPRSLHSSTMIGNKMYVFGGWVPLVINDSKSTTEREWKCTNTLAVLDLETMTWENVTLDTVEENVPRARAGHCAVGIQSRLYVWSGRDGYRKAWNNQVCCKDLWYLEVSKPLYAVKVALVRASTHALELSWTATTFAAAYVLQIQKIEQPLNTSSKLLSNNIVQQGTPTSAETSGINISANRSGSALGLGVEATSTVLKLEKESLQLSGCQPETNVQPSVNDLLQSMSQPSSPASRADKDPLSSGGGTTFNLSTSVASVHPQISVISSTAAVTGNDTASPSGAINSILQKFRPVVTAVRTSTTTAVSIATSTSDPLSVRVPSTMSANVVLSSSSSTLRIVPSVTASHSLRIASSQASGNNCRSSSAINILKTALPNVAVQSQPTSSTTTSIGGKQYFIQKPLTLAPNVQLQFVKTSGGMTVQTLPKVNFTASKGTPPHGISIANPHLASGITQIQGSTVPGSQIQKPIVSGNVLKLVSPHTMAGGKLIMKNSNILQMGKVTPNVMGGKPAFVITNKQGTPLGNQQIIIVTTGGNVRSVPTSTVMTSAGGSASGTNIVSIVNSTSTTPSPLQALSGQKTLISNQSGVKMLRNISSVQASSSMAFGQKQSGTPIHQKTALYIGGKAVTVMSTNTSMAASGNKVMVLPGTSSNNSPATTTALSARKSFVFNAGGSPRTVTLATKSINAKSIPQSQPVTETNNHSVATIKDTDPMDDIIEQLDGAGDLLKLSESEGQHGSEENENNGENATSSSASALFTGGDTAGPSRAQNPIVMEHPVDIIEDVSGVSSTTDVNETAIVSGDTIESLKMSEKENDDVKSMGEKSILSDDCHQPTTSETEAATILTTIKSAEALVLETAEIRKDHTGCTIGSLKENQDENKKFKQRQESSPSQNIHQFQNVDGSQLEALASAALLQAATSDTTALALKELIERPESETNTRSSNIAEIQQNNVQSTLAVVVPNTSQNENQKWHTVGVFKDLSHTVTSYIDSNCISDSFFDGIDVDNLPDFSKFPRTNLEPGTAYRFRLSAINSCGRGEWGEISSFKTCLPGFPGAPSAIKISKDVKEGAHLTWEPPPAQKTKEIIEYSVYLAVKPTAKDKALSTPQLAFVRVYVGAANQCTVPNASLSNAHVDCSNKPAIIFRIAARNQKGYGPATQVRWLQDPAAAKQHTPTVTPNLKRGPEKSTIGSSNIANTFCSPHKRGRNGLHD from the exons ATGGAAGGCTCAGACTTTGTGGATCCAGCCTTTTCTTCAGGAGAACGAATATCGGCATCTGATCTCAATTCGGAGCATATTATTCAGGCCGAGAATCACAGTTTTGCTAATCGAATTTCTATGGATATGGATGTCCCTGATGGGCACCAGCTGGACAGCAACTTAACCGGATTTCGATGGAAGCGAGTTCTTAACCCAACCGGACCGCAGCCCCGCCCGAGACATGGACACCGTGCGATAAACATCAAAGAGCTAATGGTCGTCTTCGGCGGCGGAAACGAAGGAATTGTTGACGAGTTGCACGTTTATAATACTG ttaCTAATCAGTGGTACGTCCCAGTGCTAAAAGGTGATGTACCGAACGGATGCGCTGCTTATGGATTTGTTGTGGAGGGTACTCGcatgtttgtttttgggggAATGATCGAATACGGAAAATATTCAAACGAGCTCTATGAGCTACAGGCAACTAAATGGGAATGGAGAAAAATGTATCCAGAGTCACCAGACAGTGGGTTGTCACCGTGTCCTCGCTTGGGTCACAGCTTTACAATGGTTGgtgaaaaaatatttcttttcgGCGGACTAGCAAATGAATCGGACGacccaaaaaataatattccaAA ATACTTAAACGACTTGTACATACTGGATACTCGAGGAGTTCACAGTCATAACGGAAAGTGGATAGTACCTAAAACATATGGGGATAGCCCGCCACCACGAGAGTCGCACACAGGCATATCGTTTGCTACTAAAAGCAACGGAAATTTAAATCTTTTGATTTATGGTGGAATGAGCGGCTGCCGCTTGGGAGATTTATGGTTGCTAGAAACAG ACTCCATGACTTGGTCGAAGCCGAAAACTTCAGGGGAGGCGCCGCTACCACGCTCGTTGCACAGTTCTACAATGATTGGCAACAAAATGTATGTCTTTGGTGGCTGGGTTCCCTTAGTGATCAATGATTCTAAATCGACAACAGAGCGTGAATGGAAATGTACAAACACTCTTGCTGTCCTTGACCTTG AAACAATGACATGGGAAAATGTCACATTGGACACTGTAGAGGAAAATGTTCCACGTGCCCGTGCTGGCCACTGTGCAGTTGGTATTCAAAGTCGTCTTTATGTGTGGTCAGGTCGTGATGGTTACCGCAAAGCATGGAACAACCAG GTTTGCTGCAAAGACCTGTGGTACTTAGAGGTCTCCAAGCCCCTGTATGCAGTAAAAGTTGCGCTAGTTCGCGCTTCTACTCACGCCTTGGAGCTCTCGTGGACTGCGACCACTTTTGCAGCAGCCTACGTTTTGCAAATCCAAAAAATTGAGCAGCCATTAAATACAAGCTCGAAACTGTTAAGCAACAACATTGTTCAACAAGGAACCCCGACATCTGCTGAAACTTCTGGAATTAATATTTCAGCAAATAGATCTGGGAGTGCTTTGGGTCTTGGTGTCGAAGCCACATCTACAGTCTTAAAACTAGAAAAGGAATCTTTGCAACTGAGTGGATGTCAACCGGAAACAAATGTTCAACCATCTGTAAATGACTTGTTGCAATCAATGTCGCAACCTTCTTCCCCAGCGTCCCGTGCTGATAAAGACCCACTTTCGTCAGGGGGTGGAACTACCTTTAACTTATCAACATCGGTCGCTTCAGTGCATCCTCAAATATCTGTAATCAGTAGTACAGCCGCAGTAACGGGCAACGACACAGCGTCCCCAAGTGGCGCCATTAATAGTATATTGCAAAAGTTTCGACCAGTTGTTACCGCTGTAAGAACGTCCACAACTACTGCGGTATCTATTGCTACCAGCACGTCTGATCCCTTGTCTGTGCGAGTACCAAGTACGATGTCGGCAAACGTTGTTCTCAGCTCTTCAAGTAGTACATTGCGTATTGTCCCAAGCGTAACTGCATCGCATTCACTACGTATAGCTTCTTCTCAAGCAAGTGGCAACAACTGCCGGAGTAGCTCtgcaataaatatattaaaaacagCTCTTCCAAACGTCGCCGTGCAATCTCAGCCTACATCATCGACCACCACCTCCATTGGTGGAAAACAGTACTTCATTCAAAAGCCACTTACACTTGCTCCAAATGTTCAGCTCCAATTTGttaagaccagtggtgggatGACTGTTCAAACTCTTCCAAAAGTAAACTTTACGGCTTCAAAAGGAACGCCCCCACATGGCATATCAATTGCAAACCCACATTTGGCGTCTGGTATTACTCAAATTCAG GGATCGACAGTGCCTGGAAGTCAGATTCAAAAGCCCATTGTGTCCGGAAACGTTTTAAAGCTTGTATCGCCGCATACGATGGCCGGTGGAAAATTGATTATGAAGAATTCAAACATCTTACAGATGGGCAAGGTAACTCCGAACGTAATGGGTGGAAAACCAGCTTTTGTCATAACTAATAAACAGGGTACGCCATTGGGAAATCAGCAGATTATTATTGTAACCACTGGTGGCAATGTGCGATCTGTTCCAACTAGCACAGTTATGACAAGTGCTGGTGGCTCTGCATCAGGGACAAATATTGTAAGTATAGTTAACTCAACGTCGACCACGCCTAGCCCGCTGCAGGCATTAAGTGGACAAAAAACTTTAATATCCAACCAAAGTGGAGTTAAGATGCTGCGAAATATATCATCAGTACAAGCATCATCTTCAATGGCATTTGGGCAAAAACAAAGTGGCACTCCCATTCATCAAAAAACGGCATTGTATATAGGAGGCAAAGCTGTTACCGTTATGAGCACCAATACAAGTATGGCTGCATCCGGAAATAAAGTTATGGTACTACCAGGAACAAGCTCAAATAATTCTCCTGCTACTACAACGGCGCTGAGTGCCagaaaaagttttgttttcaatgCCGGAGGTAGCCCTCGGACCGTCACTTTAGCAACTAAAAGCATTAATGCAAAATCTATACCACAATCGCAACCAGTGACGGAAACTAATAACCATTCAGTCGCTACTATTAAAGACACAGATCCAATGGATGATATTATAGAGCAGTTGGATGGAGCCGGAGATCTGCTAAAGCTTTCTGAAAGTGAAGGCCAGCATGGATCGGAGGAGAATGAAAATAATGGTGAAAACGCAACGTCTTCATCTGCCTCTGCCCTGTTTACCGGAGGTGATACGGCCGGGCCATCGAGAGCCCAAAACCCTATAGTAATGGAACATCCGGTTGATATTATAGAAGATGTCTCTGGCGTGAGCAGCACAACTGACGTTAACGAAACTGCAATCGTAAGTGGTGATACAATAGAATCGCTTAAGATGTCGGAGAAGGAAAACGATGATGTGAAATCTATG ggtgaaaaatcaatattatCCGATGATTGTCATCAGCCGACGACTTCCGAGACGGAAGCGGCCACCATCCTAACCACAATTAAGTCTGCAGAGGCTTTAGTGTTGGAAACTGCAGAAATAAGGAAAGATCATACCGGATGTACTATAGGTAGTTTGAAAGAAAATCaagatgaaaataaaaagtttaaacAACGGCAAGAATCTTCACCGTCTCAAAACATTCACCAATTCCAAAAtg TGGATGGTTCACAATTAGAGGCTCTTGCTTCTGCTGCGTTACTGCAAGCTGCAACATCAGACACCACAGCATTGGCGTTGAAAGAATTGATAGAGCGACCGGAAAGTGAAACAAATACCAGAAGTAGCAACATTGCTGAGATTCAACAAAATAAT gTTCAATCCACCTTAGCGGTCGTGGTTCCAAACACCTCCCAAAACGAGAACCAAAAATGGCACACAGTAGGTGTGTTTAAGGATCTTTCTCACACAGTGACTAGCTACATTGATTCGAATTGTATTAGTGATTCTTTTTTTGACGGTATAGATGTGGATAATCTTCCAGATTTCAGCAAGTTTCCACGCACCAATTTGGAGCCTGGAACGGCTTACCGTTTTCGACTGAGTGCTATCAATTCTTGCGGACGAGGAGAATGGGGAGAG ATATCAAGTTTTAAAACCTGTTTACCAGGCTTTCCGGGTGCCCCCTCAGCTATTAAAATTTCCAAGGATGTCAAGGAGGGCGCTCACTTAACATGGGAACCACCACCAGCTCAAAAAACTAAGGAGATAATTGAATATTCAGTATACCTTGCAGTTAAGCCTACTGCCAAGGATAAGGCGTTGTCCACTCCACAATTAGCTTTTGTGCGGGTTTATGTAGGTGCGGCAAATCAATGCACAGTGCCGAATGCTTCACTATCTAATGCACATGTGGATTGCTCAAATAAACCAGCAATTATATTCCGAATCGCTGCTCGCAATCAAAAGGGCTATGGACCTGCCACCCAAGTTAGATGGCTGCAGG ATCCCGCGGCAGCGAAACAGCACACACCCACAGTTACGCCAAATCTAAAACGTGGACCAGAAAAATCAACTATTGGAAGCAGCAACATAGCAAACACCTTCTGTTCACCACACAAGCGTGGACGCAACGGATTGCATGATTGA